The genomic region AGAATCGATTAAAGTCGGCGATACCATTCTCGTACGTCCAGGCGAAAAAGTGCCCTTAGACGGGAAAGTGGTCGGCGGTTCTTCCGCTATGGATACGTCTGCTTTAACCGGTGAGTCAATGCCCCGAAGTGTTAAAGAAGGTGACGACGTTTTAAGTGGTTTTATCAACAAAAGCGGCTTGCTAGAAGTCGTGGTTGAAAAGCCCTTCTCAGAGTCAACCGTGACAAAAATTCTCGAGCTGGTTGAGAATGCAAGCAGTCGTAAAGCACCAACCGAACAATTCATTACAAAGTTTGCTCGTTACTATACGCCGATTGTGGTCATTTTAGCGGTCTTATTAGCTGTTCTTTTACCCTTGACTATTCCTGGAATGACGTTTAACGATGGTGTTTACCGGGCAGCTATTTTCCTTGTTATTTCATGTCCTTGTGCCTTAGTTGTTTCAATTCCTGTCGGTTTCTTTGGCGGAATTGGTGCTTCTTCACGTAAAGGTATCTTAGTGAAAGGCGGCAACTTCTTAGAAGGCTTAAACTATGTCAAATATGTCATTATGGATAAGACGGGTACCTTAACCAAAGGGGAATTTGAAATAACCGATATTCAATCGACACCAGAATTCAATAATGAAGAACTCTTAGAACTAGCCGCTTATGCGGAAACCCATTCTTCACACCCGATTGCGGTTTCTATCAAAGAACATTACGGGAAAGAGATTGATGAACGACGAATTGATGAATACAATGATCTCTCAGGCCATGGTGTTCAAGCGGTTGTTGATGGCAAAGAGATATTAGCCGGAAATGCTAAATTAATGGCTAAATATGGTATTCCTTTTAAAGAAGTAGAAGAAGTCGGAACGGTTGTCTATTTAGCGATTGAGGGAGCCTATGCTGGTTACCTTCTAATTGCCGATACGATTAAAGATGACGCTGCAGAAGGCATTGCCTTAATGAAAGAAAAAGGCGTCGAACACATTATCATGCTTACAGGCGATTCAAAAGCGGTGGCCGAAGCTGTTGGGAATAAATTAGGGATCGATGAAATCCACTCGGAACTTCTTCCGCAAGACAAAGTGGAGAAAATGGAAGAAATTATGGCGCGCAAAAATAAAAAAGATAAAGTCGTTTTTGTGGGCGATGGTATCAACGATACGCCCGTACTGGCCCGTTCAGATATCGGGATTGCGATGGGTGGCTTAGGATCAGACGCAGCCATTGAAGCGGCGGATATCGTGATTATGGACGACAAGCCGTCTAAAATTGGAACGGCCATGCAAGTGGCCAAAGATACTCGCCAAATTGTCTGGCAAAATATCATTCTCGCACTAGCCATCAAAGGGGTATTTTTGGTTTTAGGTGCTTTTGGTGTCGCTTCGATGTGGGAAGCAGTCTTTGCAGATGTTGGTGTAACGGTTATTGCTGTATTGAACGCCATGCGTGTTTTGAGAAAATAAATGAGTCATGTGAATTTCTCATGGTTTGTTTGGTAACTAAATCATAGGCGTTCATTGATCTTTTTTCATTTCAAAAGCAAAAATGGTGTCAATTAATCAAAATTAGCCCATCAATACCATCTATTATAGAAACAATTTGACAAACAAAAAAGGAACACGCAACTGTACTTTGTAAATTCGCAGTTACTTGTTCCTTTTCATCTATATTGTATTAGTCTTCCTCTTCATCGTGGTAATCATCATCTTCTAGGGCTTCTTTTCCTAAAAAGGCTTGCAACATCCAGATTTTTGTATCTAAGTCATCTTTAAATTCAATTAGCGTATCCTCAAAGACAACATTCTCTTCTTCTTGCGCCAAGTGAATGGCACGAATCGTTAATTCACGAGTTTCTCTGAAATCATCGATGATATTGTCAACCATTTCTTCGGCTTTTATATATTTATCTGCTGGATCTTCTGATAGCATAGAATACTCGACAAGCTCTTTGGTTGTAGAAGCTGGTTTATATCCTGAAGCTAGCAGTTGTTCAGCTAAACGGTCAAACCATTTTTCATTATCATCATATAGTTCCTCAAATTTTTCATGTAAAGTAAAGAAGTGAGGTCCCTTTACATACCAATGATACTGATGTAACTTCACATGTAGTGTGTGAATATTCCCTAAAAGATGGTCTGTAATGGCTGCTGCATTTATTTTCGTATGATGCACATGATCTTTATATTCTTGTTCTTCTTTTAATCTTTCTTGTGGTGTTTTTTCTGACATGATTCATTCCTCCATTATTTTTTTGATTTTTTAAGTAAACCTACGCGGCTTTTACACGCGATCTTTTTACGCCATAACCTAAGTCTTGGATAGCTTTTTCTATGTCTTCAATTGATACAGTGTCGTCGAAGTTTACTTTTACGCGGCTTGCATTGAACATCACTTTTAAGCTGTCTTTATCCACACCGTTTAAGTTACCAACACCATTTTCGATTTTTTGTAGACATGATGGACAAGTTAACGTTTCTAATTGAATATTTGCTTTTTGCATGATACATTCTCCTTTGAATTTTTATTTATTATTTATTATTTATTCATTCGATTTACCTTATTGACATCTATAGTATATTAGCTATTCAAGCTTTTAATCTTGATCTACATCAATTTAACGAGGTATTTTGTATTTCAATATTTTCATTTCTTACCTCTTATGCATCTATTCTAATCGAAGACTAGATAGATTGAATTGATGTAGATCAAGAATTAGTATTAATCTCCTAATTGTTTCTGAAATTTGTTCGATTATATTATATTGGAAATTCTACCGTAATCTATTTAGTTTTTATTGTATTTTTTATGCATGAACCTCTTTTGCGTTCGCCGTTTCTACATCAGTTCCTTTGAGTCTGTAGCGCAATAGTCTCATACCGTTTAAGATAACGACTAGGATACTTCCTTCGTGTACTAACATACCAATTGACATGTTCATCCAGTCTGAGAAGAAAACGGCTGCTAGAAGAACAAGTACAGTACCTACTGCAATGACAATATTTTGTTTCATATTATTGGCGGTTGCTTTAGTTAAGCCTAAAGCGTGAGGCAAGCGGCTCATATTTGAGTTCATTAAAACGACATCAGAAGTTTCAATAGCGACGTCTGTTCCGCTACCCATTGCGATTCCAATATCCGCAAGGGCTAATGAAGGACTATCGTTTACTCCATCACCAACGAATGCGACAATTTGACCCTGAGCTTGGAGTTCTTTGAGGTAGTCTGCCTTATCTTCTGGCAGTAAGTTTCCATGGGCTTCTGTTAATCCTAATTCTTCAGCGACTAAATCAACAGTACCTTGGTTATCTCCTGATAGTACGATTAAGTTCTTAACACCTAAAGCTTTCATCGCTTGTAAATCTTGTTTAATCCCTGGGCGAATTTGGTCACGAATCCCCATTAGAGCTTTCAACTCACCATCGACTACTGTAATAACTAATGAGTTTCCACCTTTTTCGTAGGCTTCAAAATCTTCACGAGCTTCTTTTGTTAATTGGATATTTTCTTTTTCCATTAAAGCTACGTTTCCTATTGCAACGCGGTGGCCATCGACTTCTGCGACGATTCCTCCACCTTTTACAACGTTTGTTTCATCTACTGGATACATTTCAATATCGCCTAACTGTGAAAGAACCGCTTTTGCGAGTGGGTGATCCGATTCATTCTCGACACTTGCCAGATAGCTTAGTGCTTGATCTGCATCCCCATAGGTTTTAAATTCGGCAACTTCTGGGTTACCTACAGTTAGAGTTCCTGTTTTATCAAATAGAATCGTATCAACTTTACTAAAGTCTTGAATTACTTCTGAACCTTTTAATAATACACCATTTTTTGCACCATTTCCGATACCAGCTACGTTAGAAACAGGTACTCCAATGACTAATGCACCTGGGCATCCGAGTACTAGTATTGTAATGGCCAACTCGACATTTTGACTAAAAATCCACACGATAAACGCTAAGACTAAGACGGCTGGTGTATACCACTGCGAGAACTGGTCAATAAAGCGTTCAGCTTCTGATTTTGAATCTTGAGCTTCTTCAACAAGCTCAATAATTTTACCGAAAGTTGTATCTTCTCCTACACGGTCTGCACGAATTTGTAGGGTTCCATTTTCTAAAATTGTACCTGCGAAG from Jeotgalibaca dankookensis harbors:
- a CDS encoding heavy metal translocating P-type ATPase; the protein is MNPAIVLESHSKEDEESHHEWLLEGIDCANCAAKIENGVAEIDGVINSNVNYMTQTLSFDLVAENDAKTLSSVKTKIKKLEPDIIPLIKATGQEVGEDRGLQSEKSGQKQNHKRPENLGINLTIGRLILAVSVLLLASFAPITPSLSFGLFVVAYLVAGYDVIWRAVRNIFNGQVFDENFLMTIATLAAFYVQEYPEAVAVMLFYQVGEVFQDVAVNKSRRSIADLMDIRPDYANIKLADGSTRQVSPESIKVGDTILVRPGEKVPLDGKVVGGSSAMDTSALTGESMPRSVKEGDDVLSGFINKSGLLEVVVEKPFSESTVTKILELVENASSRKAPTEQFITKFARYYTPIVVILAVLLAVLLPLTIPGMTFNDGVYRAAIFLVISCPCALVVSIPVGFFGGIGASSRKGILVKGGNFLEGLNYVKYVIMDKTGTLTKGEFEITDIQSTPEFNNEELLELAAYAETHSSHPIAVSIKEHYGKEIDERRIDEYNDLSGHGVQAVVDGKEILAGNAKLMAKYGIPFKEVEEVGTVVYLAIEGAYAGYLLIADTIKDDAAEGIALMKEKGVEHIIMLTGDSKAVAEAVGNKLGIDEIHSELLPQDKVEKMEEIMARKNKKDKVVFVGDGINDTPVLARSDIGIAMGGLGSDAAIEAADIVIMDDKPSKIGTAMQVAKDTRQIVWQNIILALAIKGVFLVLGAFGVASMWEAVFADVGVTVIAVLNAMRVLRK
- a CDS encoding Dps family protein; the encoded protein is MSEKTPQERLKEEQEYKDHVHHTKINAAAITDHLLGNIHTLHVKLHQYHWYVKGPHFFTLHEKFEELYDDNEKWFDRLAEQLLASGYKPASTTKELVEYSMLSEDPADKYIKAEEMVDNIIDDFRETRELTIRAIHLAQEEENVVFEDTLIEFKDDLDTKIWMLQAFLGKEALEDDDYHDEEED
- a CDS encoding heavy-metal-associated domain-containing protein, whose product is MQKANIQLETLTCPSCLQKIENGVGNLNGVDKDSLKVMFNASRVKVNFDDTVSIEDIEKAIQDLGYGVKRSRVKAA
- a CDS encoding heavy metal translocating P-type ATPase is translated as MVKIHYQHFLTKSRILIVIGFIAHFGFGNTQVFNIAFIIASILGVAPIAIQAFGALKVKVISIDVLVTIAVIGAFLIQNYEESAIVTFLFLFGSWLEARTLNSTRSAIKELTEMAPEVAFKQMENGEFEEVDVWDVDEGDILQVRTGGKVPVDGTVVIGEGHINEASITGEADPVRKETDSEVFAGTILENGTLQIRADRVGEDTTFGKIIELVEEAQDSKSEAERFIDQFSQWYTPAVLVLAFIVWIFSQNVELAITILVLGCPGALVIGVPVSNVAGIGNGAKNGVLLKGSEVIQDFSKVDTILFDKTGTLTVGNPEVAEFKTYGDADQALSYLASVENESDHPLAKAVLSQLGDIEMYPVDETNVVKGGGIVAEVDGHRVAIGNVALMEKENIQLTKEAREDFEAYEKGGNSLVITVVDGELKALMGIRDQIRPGIKQDLQAMKALGVKNLIVLSGDNQGTVDLVAEELGLTEAHGNLLPEDKADYLKELQAQGQIVAFVGDGVNDSPSLALADIGIAMGSGTDVAIETSDVVLMNSNMSRLPHALGLTKATANNMKQNIVIAVGTVLVLLAAVFFSDWMNMSIGMLVHEGSILVVILNGMRLLRYRLKGTDVETANAKEVHA